The genomic window CGCTTCAGCTGGCAGGGCAATGCCCTTTGTGCGCCGCCCTTTCCGGCTTTGCTCGTGCCTTCATCAACGCGTCTGATTTCAAAACCCATCCCGGCTCGCCGCGATGGGTTTTTGCATTCAGACAGGTACAGCCATGATTCAGCACCTTCGCATCGGCCTCGCCCAAATCAATCCGACCGTCGGCGATTTGCGCCGCAACCTCGAGCTCATCCTGAAATATCTTGACGCGGCGCGCCGCCAGGGCGTGCAGCTCATCCTCTTTCCCGAACTGGCCGTCACCGGCTATCCCCCCGAAGACCTGATCCTGCGCGATGACTTCGTGAGCGCCAACCTGGCGGCCATCGAACAGATCACCCGCGCCAGCCAGGGCTTGGTGGCCATCGTCGGCTTTGCCGAGCGCCTGGCGCACCGCATCTACAATGCCGCGGCCGTGTGCGTCGACGGCCACCGGCTCGCCACCTATCACAAAATTTGCCTGCCCAACTATGGGGTCTTCGATGAGCGCCGCTATTTCGAAGCCGGCAGCCGGCCGCTCGTCGTGCAGTGGGGCGCGCTGCGCATCGGCATCAACATCTGCGAAGACATTTGGACTCCGGCACCGATCGCGGAGTTTGAGGCCTCGGCGGGCGGCGCCCACCTGCTCGTCAATATTTCGGCCTCGCCCTATCACTTTCGCAAGGGGCTCGAGCGCGAGCACCTGGTGGCTGCCCTGGCGCGGCGTGCACGCGCCTACTTCGCCTATGTCAACATGGTCGGCGGCCAGGACGAATTGGTGTTTGACGGCCAGGCTTTTCTGTTTGATCCCGAGGGCCGCCTGTTGCTGCGCAGCGAGCAATTCGAAGATCGTTTGATCATCACCGAAGCGGCCATAGACACCGGTCTGCCGCGGCCGGCGCTGGGCTTGGCAGGACGTTATGAGCTGGCCGAGGCGGTGATTCCCCTGCCGTTTCTGCCCGCCGCTGGCGCTCCGCCGCCACCCGTCGTCGCGCGCGTGCGCGAAGAAGCCGATGAAATTTTCGCCGCCCTGGTGTTGGGCACGCGCGATTATGTGCGCAAAAACGGCTTTCAAAAAGTCGTGCTCGGCTTGAGTGGCGGCATCGATTCGGCGGTGACCGCCGTGATTGCCGTGGCCGCGCTGGGCCCGGAAAATGTCGTGGGCGTCCTGCTGCCCAGCTCGTTCACTGCCGCGGCCAGCAATGAAGATGCGCTCGCCCTGGCGCGCAACCTCGGCATTGTGACCCTCGCCCTTCCCATCCGCGACTTGATGGCAGCCTATGACGAAACCCTGGCGCCGGTCTTTCACGGCTGGCCGCGCGACGTCACCGAAGAAAACATTCAGGCACGCATCCGCGGCAACTTGTTGATGGCGCTCTCCAACAAATTCAACTGGCTGGTGCTCATCACCAGCAACAAGAGCGAGACCGCGGTCGGCTACAGCACGCTTTATGGCGACATGGCCGGCGGCTTTGCCGTCCTCAAAGACGTGCCGAAGAGCAAGATCTATGCTTTGGCCCGCTGGATCAACCAGCACGGCTTTCCCCAGCCTGTGATCCCGCCGCGCACCATTGAACGCCCGCCCACAGCGGAGCTGCGTCCCAACCAAACCGACCAGGACACGCTGCCGCCCTATGATCTGCTCGATCGCATCATCGAAGAATACGTCGAAGAGGATCGCAGTGTGCCGGAAATGATCAGCCGGGGACTGCCTGCCGGTGTGGTGCAGCAGGTGGTCCGGCTTATTGATCGCGCGGAATACAAGCGCCAGCAGGCTGCACCCGGCATCAAGATCAGCACCAAGAATTTCGGCAAGGACCGTCGCATGCCGATCACCAATGGCTTCAAACCCTGGGAGCCGCTGTGAGCGGCGTCGTTCCGGGAAGGTTCCAACCCCGGCTGGGCGGGTGCTTCAGCCAGGCGGTCCCGGCCAGCCCGTTGCAGTCTGCCTTCGAAATTTCCTGATTTCGGGCAGGTATGGAACAGCTTGCGCAAAACCGGCCGGCGCCGGCAAAACCGCTGCGACCGCTGCGCTGATTGCACCCCGCCGCCCGGCGCGGCATGTGACGAGGCGCAGCGGCCCGCCGCCCGGAGAGCTGAGACAACCGCAATCTCGTCCTGCCATGGCCTCATTATTCGTCACCAAAGATGACGTGCTGCTCTTCAAAGTCCGGCTGCGGGGGGCCGAAGTAACCATCGGCCGCGCCGAGGGCAATACCATCCGCCTGGGCGATCTTTCGGTTTCGCGCTGTCATGCACGCCTGCAGCGCGAACCCTCCGGCGACTATCTGCTTGAAGACAACCACAGCACCAACGGCATCATGTGCAATGGCCGGAAGCTGACGCGGCCGGCGCGGCTGCAGGACGGCGACGAGATCAGGATCGGCGCCTACCTGCTGCGTTTTGCCGCGGAATCCGGCAGCACCACCGATCATCTGCAGGCCTTGTTTGCGCCGGCAACCCGCAAAAGGGAGCGCAAGCCCCAGGCCACCACCGGCGGCGCACTGGTGAGTGAAGCCGGGCAACTGGTTTTCACGATCACGCAGGATCGCATTGTGCTCGGCAATTATGGCCGGGTCGATATTCAGGTGCAGGGCAAAGAGCCGCTGCGTGCCTCCCTGTTTCGCCGCGGCGATTGTTTCTTCCTGTGCAGCGAAACCGGTGCACCCTGCGTGCGGGTCAATGGTTTGCTCACCATGAATGCGGAAGTGCGCTACAACGACGTCATCGCAATCGGCGACCGTCATTTTGTGCTGCGCCGGACGTAGATCCCTGCAAAAAAACGCTTTTGCCCGGGGCGGCACGGTGCTATATTAGGCGGTGAAAAAATCCAGCGCGCGGGCGCCGGCGGGCGCCATCATGAATGCCTGATCTTTGGGAGCAGCAACGATGCGGTCCCTCCAACCTCGATGGTGCCATGGGATGAATCAAAGAGCAACTTTGCCGGTGTTCGCCTGTCTGGCCCTGCTGTGGCCCGGCTCTCCGGGAAGGCATGCTCCGCTGCAGCAGTCCGCCAAACAAGTCATTGCCCGGCGCGGCGACACGCTCAGCTTTCTGGCGCTGCGCTACTACGGCTTTTTCAATGATTCCCTCCAGGCGGTGCTGGCAGCCGCCAATCCTGCGAAGAACCTGAATGAGCTGCAGGCCGGTGACACGCTGACCTTTCCGCCGCGGCCGGGGAATCAAGCTCTCCCCGAGGTGCTGCAGAGTGCGGCGGCCGGCGCGGTGCTGACCTATCTGGAGGGTGAAGTGAGCTGTCGCCGGCCGCAGTACAGCCCGGCGTTTGTCGCGGCGCGGCCCAATC from candidate division KSB1 bacterium includes these protein-coding regions:
- a CDS encoding FHA domain-containing protein, whose amino-acid sequence is MASLFVTKDDVLLFKVRLRGAEVTIGRAEGNTIRLGDLSVSRCHARLQREPSGDYLLEDNHSTNGIMCNGRKLTRPARLQDGDEIRIGAYLLRFAAESGSTTDHLQALFAPATRKRERKPQATTGGALVSEAGQLVFTITQDRIVLGNYGRVDIQVQGKEPLRASLFRRGDCFFLCSETGAPCVRVNGLLTMNAEVRYNDVIAIGDRHFVLRRT
- a CDS encoding NAD+ synthase; this encodes MIQHLRIGLAQINPTVGDLRRNLELILKYLDAARRQGVQLILFPELAVTGYPPEDLILRDDFVSANLAAIEQITRASQGLVAIVGFAERLAHRIYNAAAVCVDGHRLATYHKICLPNYGVFDERRYFEAGSRPLVVQWGALRIGINICEDIWTPAPIAEFEASAGGAHLLVNISASPYHFRKGLEREHLVAALARRARAYFAYVNMVGGQDELVFDGQAFLFDPEGRLLLRSEQFEDRLIITEAAIDTGLPRPALGLAGRYELAEAVIPLPFLPAAGAPPPPVVARVREEADEIFAALVLGTRDYVRKNGFQKVVLGLSGGIDSAVTAVIAVAALGPENVVGVLLPSSFTAAASNEDALALARNLGIVTLALPIRDLMAAYDETLAPVFHGWPRDVTEENIQARIRGNLLMALSNKFNWLVLITSNKSETAVGYSTLYGDMAGGFAVLKDVPKSKIYALARWINQHGFPQPVIPPRTIERPPTAELRPNQTDQDTLPPYDLLDRIIEEYVEEDRSVPEMISRGLPAGVVQQVVRLIDRAEYKRQQAAPGIKISTKNFGKDRRMPITNGFKPWEPL